In the Campylobacter sp. RM6914 genome, one interval contains:
- the sdhA gene encoding 8-methylmenaquinol:fumarate reductase flavoprotein subunit, with translation MSEQKFTRRDFLQSACISVSALAVSGSGVSAFGAEDTKKSGNSKGLPSCDILIIGSGGAGLRAAVAARKNNPNLTVVVATKMMPSRNATCMAEGGINGVTDFSNGDSYKLHAYDTVKGGAYLVDQDAAIKFCELAGKAIAEMDFAGTLFSRTEKGGVAQRMMGGASKRRCNFSADKTGHILMHSCLDDAISHGVKFLMDHELLEIGVDGGKCEGAVLRDIQTGEIYPILCKSLVVATGGYTRIFYNRTSTPYIATGDGVAAALRAGLGFEDPEMIQFHPTGVQNGGTLITEAARGEGGYLINNKGERFMKNYHEKMELAPRDVVARAIEMEIREGRGYGEGLSSYVLCDVRHLGKETIMKKLPKIRHTAFLFQDIDLVEQPVPIRPTAHYSMGGIEVVSIDDMSTKIPGIYVGGEASCISIHGANRLGGNSLTDAVVTGKLAGEGATKYATNATFGEGAKTVELAKAWQAKFKEVANGQGGMSDIYTLREELGKQNWDNMGIFRTQDKLDALSSALEDIQARYEKIRVADSNAVMNTAFTDYVELGNLILLSRCACLAAQKRLESRGAHTREDFPKRDDANFLKHSIVSMKDNKLELSYKNVVVTEFSLDGRKPQ, from the coding sequence ATGAGTGAACAAAAATTTACCAGAAGAGATTTTCTTCAGTCTGCCTGTATTAGCGTTAGTGCTCTTGCCGTTAGCGGCAGTGGCGTTAGTGCATTTGGGGCAGAAGACACCAAGAAATCAGGAAATTCAAAAGGGCTTCCTTCTTGCGATATATTAATCATCGGCTCAGGCGGTGCAGGACTTAGAGCAGCCGTTGCAGCTAGAAAAAATAATCCAAATTTAACAGTTGTTGTCGCAACAAAAATGATGCCTTCCAGAAACGCAACATGTATGGCTGAGGGCGGTATAAACGGCGTTACTGATTTTTCAAACGGTGACTCATACAAGCTGCATGCTTACGATACTGTAAAGGGTGGAGCTTACTTGGTTGATCAAGATGCGGCGATTAAATTTTGTGAGTTAGCTGGTAAAGCTATCGCTGAGATGGATTTTGCGGGAACGCTTTTTTCAAGAACAGAAAAGGGTGGTGTTGCTCAACGTATGATGGGTGGCGCTTCAAAGAGAAGATGTAACTTTTCTGCCGATAAAACAGGTCATATCTTAATGCACTCTTGCCTAGATGATGCTATCAGTCACGGTGTTAAATTTTTAATGGATCATGAGCTTCTTGAGATAGGTGTTGATGGCGGTAAATGCGAAGGTGCCGTTCTTAGAGATATCCAAACCGGTGAAATTTATCCGATACTTTGTAAGTCGCTAGTTGTTGCAACTGGTGGATATACGAGAATTTTTTATAACAGAACATCTACTCCTTACATCGCTACCGGAGACGGTGTAGCTGCGGCTTTAAGAGCTGGACTTGGCTTTGAAGACCCTGAAATGATACAGTTTCACCCAACAGGCGTTCAAAACGGCGGAACACTTATCACCGAAGCGGCACGTGGCGAGGGTGGATACCTTATAAATAATAAAGGCGAGCGCTTTATGAAAAATTATCACGAGAAAATGGAACTAGCTCCTCGTGATGTTGTTGCTCGTGCTATTGAGATGGAAATTCGCGAAGGTCGCGGATACGGTGAAGGTCTTAGCTCATATGTGCTTTGTGACGTGCGCCATTTAGGTAAAGAAACTATTATGAAAAAACTACCTAAAATTCGCCATACTGCGTTCTTGTTCCAAGATATCGACCTTGTTGAGCAGCCTGTGCCTATTCGCCCGACAGCTCACTACTCTATGGGTGGTATCGAGGTTGTAAGCATTGATGATATGAGCACTAAAATTCCTGGAATTTACGTAGGTGGAGAAGCTTCTTGTATCTCGATCCACGGTGCAAACCGCTTGGGCGGCAACAGTCTAACCGATGCCGTAGTAACAGGTAAACTAGCAGGCGAGGGTGCTACAAAATACGCTACAAACGCTACATTTGGCGAGGGTGCTAAAACAGTTGAACTTGCAAAAGCATGGCAAGCTAAATTTAAAGAGGTAGCAAACGGACAAGGCGGAATGTCTGATATTTACACGCTTCGTGAAGAGCTTGGCAAACAAAACTGGGATAATATGGGAATTTTTAGAACTCAAGATAAACTTGATGCTTTATCAAGTGCACTTGAGGATATCCAGGCTCGTTATGAGAAAATTCGTGTTGCAGATAGCAATGCTGTGATGAATACCGCATTTACCGACTATGTAGAGCTTGGTAACTTGATACTTCTTTCACGCTGTGCTTGTTTAGCTGCACAAAAAAGACTTGAGAGTCGTGGCGCTCACACTAGAGAGGATTTCCCTAAGCGCGACGACGCAAATTTCTTAAAGCACAGTATCGTAAGCATGAAAGATAACAAACTTGAACTTAGCTATAAAAATGTTGTTGTTACTGAGTTCTCACTTGATGGAAGGAAACCACAATGA
- the galE gene encoding UDP-glucose 4-epimerase GalE, whose amino-acid sequence MNILITGGAGYIGSHVLKALLTQGGHKITVLDNLSKGSAEALKTLKKLGEFEFVNANLEDDLSEVFSRGKFDAIIHFAAFIEVAESVAKPLKYYLNNTANVAKILTYCDRFGVNKFIFSSTAAVYGEPEVGEVTEENQTAPINPYGMSKLMSEQIIKDFAATNKYFKYAILRYFNVAGADEEGLIGQRYPNATHLIKVAVQTALGKRESMSIFGDDYPSNDGTCVRDYIHVSDLADAHLSALEYLAQNGSEVFNVGYGHGFSVKEVIQTAKKVSGVNFLVNKAPRREGDPAILISNATKIRTKTNWKPKRENLELIIKTALEWEKKI is encoded by the coding sequence ATGAATATTTTAATTACCGGTGGAGCCGGCTATATCGGTTCTCATGTTTTAAAGGCGCTTTTAACCCAAGGCGGACATAAAATCACAGTCCTTGACAACCTCTCTAAAGGCTCTGCCGAAGCCTTGAAAACACTTAAGAAATTAGGCGAATTTGAGTTTGTAAACGCAAATTTAGAAGATGATTTAAGCGAAGTTTTCTCACGCGGTAAATTTGATGCGATAATACATTTCGCGGCATTTATAGAAGTTGCCGAAAGTGTGGCAAAACCGCTAAAATACTACCTAAACAACACTGCAAACGTGGCTAAAATTTTAACTTATTGCGATAGATTTGGTGTTAATAAATTTATATTTAGTTCAACTGCTGCTGTTTATGGAGAGCCCGAAGTTGGCGAAGTAACCGAAGAAAACCAAACCGCTCCGATAAATCCATATGGCATGAGCAAACTCATGAGCGAGCAAATCATAAAAGACTTTGCCGCTACAAACAAATACTTTAAATACGCCATTTTGCGCTACTTTAACGTAGCAGGAGCCGACGAAGAGGGACTTATCGGACAAAGGTATCCAAACGCAACCCATCTTATAAAAGTAGCCGTGCAAACCGCACTCGGTAAACGCGAAAGCATGTCGATATTTGGCGATGACTATCCTAGTAACGACGGCACTTGCGTGAGGGATTATATACATGTTAGCGACCTTGCGGATGCACATTTATCGGCACTTGAGTATCTTGCGCAAAACGGTAGCGAAGTGTTTAACGTGGGTTACGGACACGGTTTTAGCGTAAAAGAAGTTATACAAACTGCAAAAAAAGTAAGCGGGGTAAATTTCTTGGTAAATAAAGCTCCTAGAAGGGAGGGCGACCCTGCAATACTTATCTCAAACGCAACAAAGATCAGGACTAAGACAAACTGGAAACCAAAGAGAGAAAATTTAGAACTCATTATAAAAACCGCGCTAGAATGGGAAAAAAAGATTTAA
- a CDS encoding ArsR/SmtB family transcription factor, which translates to MINENDKNLEICEVECIHKEIIDSVKKDMPDDASLINLADFFKNFGDTTRIKILWALSISEMCVCDISVLLNMSQSSISHQLRVLKQSKIVKNRRDGKIVYYSLTDEHVAQVFKQGFNHINE; encoded by the coding sequence ATGATAAACGAAAATGACAAAAATTTAGAAATTTGCGAGGTAGAGTGTATACACAAAGAGATTATCGATAGCGTTAAAAAAGATATGCCAGATGACGCAAGTCTTATAAATTTAGCCGACTTTTTTAAAAATTTCGGAGATACAACGCGTATCAAAATTCTCTGGGCTTTGAGTATATCAGAGATGTGCGTATGCGATATTTCAGTGCTTTTAAACATGTCGCAATCCTCCATCTCGCACCAACTAAGAGTCTTAAAACAAAGTAAGATCGTAAAAAACAGACGCGACGGTAAGATAGTTTACTACTCGCTAACAGACGAACATGTAGCACAGGTATTTAAGCAAGGCTTTAACCATATAAACGAATAA
- a CDS encoding cation transporter — translation MIQKYEISGLCCSNCAAKIEANIAKLDGVNEASINYIGMKILLDFDESKKDEILKATQNIMNKIEPGMSIKF, via the coding sequence ATGATACAAAAATATGAAATTTCAGGACTTTGTTGCTCAAACTGCGCAGCGAAAATAGAAGCAAACATCGCCAAACTTGACGGAGTAAACGAAGCTAGCATAAATTACATCGGCATGAAGATATTGCTTGATTTTGACGAAAGCAAGAAAGATGAAATTTTAAAAGCTACTCAAAACATAATGAACAAAATAGAACCGGGCATGAGTATAAAATTTTAA
- a CDS encoding heavy metal translocating P-type ATPase, translating into MSLKTDKICIALSFLLVIFSYFTQEIGVKTALLGVALIIAGYEIIFKAFKSLKNGFSLDENFLMSIASLAAFSIGEMVEAVAILLFYRIGEAFEDYSLNRSRRSVSSLVDLAPKQANLKQNGEITTVDVQSVKVGETIVVKAGEKVPIDGIITSGISLFNTASINGEPLPLELGKGDKITSGFINLNATVEIKTTSEFENSVVSKILDMVENAAFKKSKSEKFITKFARIYTPIVVGFAFVLAFIPPVLFGGDFSEWLKRGIIFLVVSCPCALVVSVPLSFFGGIGGASKNGILIKGSSFIETLSKVKLVAFDKTGTLSKGEFVPYKFSPTNGFSKDELFKFIALAEKNSIHPIAVSIVKAYKEPLDENLIKHVKESAGFGISAVIDGKDVLVGSAKFIKDFNPHDTDETAVHLVVNNSYAGYISLKDELRKESRKTIKWLHKNSIKTAMITGDKKAPALAVANELGISSVNYELLPDQKVSVFENFLDKKDKNTSIAYVGDGINDAPVIARADVGVAMLGTDAAIETADVVLMHNNLAKLKTAIQISKKTIGIAKFNIIFSISFKVGVLILAIFGLANIPLAIFADVGVTIIAVLNALRAFKI; encoded by the coding sequence ATGAGTTTAAAAACGGATAAAATTTGCATAGCGCTTAGCTTTTTACTTGTGATCTTTAGCTACTTTACACAAGAGATAGGTGTAAAAACAGCGCTTTTAGGCGTAGCCTTAATCATCGCGGGATACGAGATAATCTTTAAAGCGTTTAAAAGTCTAAAAAACGGCTTTAGCTTGGATGAAAATTTCCTCATGTCCATTGCATCTTTAGCCGCATTTAGCATAGGAGAGATGGTCGAAGCGGTAGCGATCTTGCTCTTTTATCGTATCGGCGAGGCGTTTGAGGACTACTCTCTTAACAGATCAAGACGTTCGGTGTCAAGTTTGGTTGATTTGGCTCCAAAACAGGCAAATTTAAAACAAAACGGCGAGATAACAACCGTAGATGTTCAAAGCGTCAAAGTCGGCGAAACCATAGTAGTTAAAGCTGGAGAGAAAGTGCCTATAGATGGCATTATAACTAGCGGAATAAGTCTTTTTAACACTGCCTCTATAAACGGCGAACCACTGCCTCTTGAGCTTGGCAAAGGAGACAAGATCACAAGCGGTTTTATAAATTTAAATGCGACAGTTGAGATAAAGACAACAAGCGAATTTGAAAATTCAGTTGTTAGTAAAATTTTAGATATGGTTGAAAACGCGGCGTTTAAAAAGTCAAAAAGCGAGAAATTTATAACAAAATTTGCAAGAATTTACACACCTATCGTGGTTGGTTTTGCCTTTGTCTTAGCGTTTATACCGCCTGTTTTATTTGGCGGAGACTTTAGCGAATGGCTAAAAAGAGGCATTATATTTCTAGTCGTCTCTTGCCCTTGTGCACTCGTTGTTTCAGTGCCTTTAAGCTTCTTTGGTGGCATAGGCGGAGCCAGTAAAAACGGTATCTTGATAAAAGGAAGTAGCTTTATAGAAACGCTATCTAAAGTCAAGCTCGTTGCATTTGATAAAACAGGCACGCTTAGCAAGGGCGAGTTTGTCCCTTATAAATTTAGCCCAACAAACGGATTTAGCAAAGATGAGCTTTTTAAATTTATCGCATTAGCCGAGAAAAACAGCATACACCCCATCGCTGTTTCTATCGTCAAAGCTTACAAGGAACCTCTTGATGAAAATTTGATAAAACACGTAAAAGAGTCTGCCGGTTTTGGCATTAGTGCGGTTATAGACGGCAAAGATGTTCTTGTAGGAAGCGCTAAATTTATTAAAGACTTTAACCCGCATGATACCGACGAAACAGCCGTTCATTTGGTAGTAAATAATTCATATGCCGGTTATATAAGTCTAAAAGACGAGCTTAGAAAAGAGAGTCGCAAAACCATAAAATGGCTTCATAAAAACTCTATAAAAACCGCAATGATAACGGGCGACAAAAAGGCTCCGGCTCTTGCGGTTGCGAATGAACTTGGGATTTCAAGCGTAAATTACGAGCTTTTACCTGATCAAAAAGTTAGTGTTTTTGAGAACTTTTTGGATAAAAAAGACAAAAACACAAGTATAGCCTACGTAGGAGACGGCATAAACGACGCTCCTGTTATAGCAAGAGCGGATGTTGGAGTGGCGATGCTTGGAACTGACGCTGCGATAGAAACTGCCGATGTTGTGCTTATGCATAACAACTTAGCCAAGCTAAAAACCGCGATACAAATTTCTAAAAAAACTATCGGCATAGCTAAATTTAATATCATTTTTAGCATCAGTTTTAAAGTTGGAGTTTTGATTTTGGCGATTTTTGGTCTTGCAAATATTCCTCTTGCGATATTTGCCGATGTTGGCGTAACTATAATCGCCGTTTTAAATGCCCTTCGAGCGTTTAAAATTTAA
- a CDS encoding nicotinate phosphoribosyltransferase, with amino-acid sequence MDLYTNKQMILKMLNATLDEMFLAIARGGATNESCRDDRDYLWDIREKFDAADKEGFDFIEASNDLIFLFEKYRAKSINTFLPI; translated from the coding sequence ATGGACCTTTACACAAATAAACAAATGATACTAAAAATGCTTAACGCAACACTTGATGAGATGTTTTTAGCCATCGCAAGAGGTGGTGCGACAAATGAGTCTTGCAGAGACGACAGAGACTATTTATGGGATATTCGTGAAAAATTTGACGCAGCTGACAAAGAGGGATTTGACTTCATAGAGGCTTCAAACGATCTGATATTTTTGTTTGAAAAATACCGCGCAAAAAGCATAAATACATTTTTACCTATCTAA
- the tviB gene encoding Vi polysaccharide biosynthesis UDP-N-acetylglucosamine C-6 dehydrogenase TviB — MKIAVIGLGYVGLPLAAAFSKRYKVKGFDVNAARIDELRKAHDRTLELSREQMEEAIQNGMEFSLNLDDIKDCNFYIVTVPTPIDKNNRPDLTPVVKASQSVAQVLKKGDIVVYESTVYPGVTEEICVPILEKISGLKFNEDFFCGYSPERINPGDKEHTVTKIKKITSGSTPQIADKVDEIYSSIITAGTYKASSIKVAEAAKVIENTQRDINIAFINELAMIFERLNIDTSEVLKAAGTKWNFLNFRPGLVGGHCIGVDPYYLTHKAQEVGYHPEIILAGRRINDNMGRYVAQRVIKMMIKDGILINKARILVLGITFKENCPDIRNSRVIDVIEELKDFGCTVDVSDPWADANEVKYEYNLELIKDYDTNKYDCVVFAVAHNEFKELKFKDTLVFDIKNIYENANERL; from the coding sequence ATGAAAATAGCCGTTATCGGTCTTGGTTATGTGGGACTTCCACTTGCAGCTGCATTTAGCAAAAGATACAAAGTCAAAGGCTTTGACGTAAATGCCGCAAGGATAGACGAGCTTAGAAAAGCTCACGACCGCACGCTAGAACTTAGCCGCGAACAAATGGAAGAAGCGATACAAAACGGTATGGAATTTAGTCTAAATTTAGACGATATTAAAGACTGCAACTTCTACATCGTTACAGTGCCAACACCTATCGACAAAAATAACCGTCCCGATCTAACGCCTGTCGTAAAAGCAAGTCAAAGCGTGGCACAAGTCCTTAAAAAAGGCGACATCGTAGTATATGAAAGCACTGTTTATCCAGGTGTAACAGAAGAAATTTGTGTGCCGATACTAGAGAAAATTTCGGGGCTAAAATTTAACGAGGACTTCTTTTGCGGATACTCGCCAGAGCGAATAAATCCTGGTGACAAAGAGCATACCGTAACTAAGATCAAAAAAATCACAAGTGGCTCAACACCTCAAATCGCAGACAAAGTCGATGAAATTTACTCATCTATCATCACCGCTGGAACATACAAAGCAAGTAGTATCAAAGTCGCCGAAGCCGCAAAAGTTATAGAAAATACACAACGTGATATAAATATCGCATTTATCAACGAGCTTGCAATGATATTTGAACGCCTTAATATCGATACAAGCGAGGTTTTAAAAGCTGCCGGAACAAAATGGAATTTCTTAAATTTCCGTCCAGGACTTGTTGGAGGACACTGTATAGGTGTTGATCCATACTACTTAACACATAAAGCCCAAGAAGTCGGCTATCATCCAGAAATCATCCTTGCGGGTCGCCGTATAAATGATAACATGGGAAGGTATGTCGCGCAACGCGTGATTAAGATGATGATAAAAGACGGGATCTTAATCAACAAAGCACGTATCTTGGTTCTTGGTATCACATTTAAAGAAAATTGCCCGGACATCCGCAACTCTCGCGTTATAGATGTCATAGAGGAGCTTAAAGACTTTGGTTGCACCGTAGATGTGAGTGACCCTTGGGCGGACGCAAACGAAGTAAAATACGAATACAACCTAGAGCTTATCAAAGACTATGATACAAACAAATACGACTGTGTGGTATTTGCAGTCGCACATAACGAATTTAAAGAGTTAAAATTTAAAGATACTCTCGTTTTTGATATAAAAAATATCTACGAAAACGCAAACGAAAGACTTTAG
- a CDS encoding molybdopterin-dependent oxidoreductase, producing MQRRKFLKLGAATAASVPLSSLSARVLSGDAQAVYDANSGLSANKFGAFWVKSIGKRVVDTEPFEGDAMPTVLNNALIDHIQNETRVRYPYVRKSFLKDPNNSKPHLRGKEEFVRVSWDKAIELTANVLKENFDKYGSEAIWGQLYQWGSLGRVGHARFTARKMLNILGGYVTELGGYSYGGATALLPHITGSVDPTHNPTRWEAILKEAKTIVFWGTNPVVSNKIAIGVPMHNSYAYYDKMRQKNASGEIKIYSVDVYKNESANYFDSDYICVVPCTDTAMMIGMCHYLYESGLYSKEFIEKYTVGFDKFRDYFLGKVDGIVKNLAWASKICGVKEAKLKELCDTLVKDNAVIVSGYAIQRQAYGEQAYQALITLSAMLGHIGKIGGGFVMNDQMHKNADESYIAPRLRAFDAKVADRYITPNGKLAKSKAHEMPNSRLIDALMQPGKEIPRNGKMYKLPHIRVMFNANGSTFTRHPDTNRAVAAIKKVSAIITTEPFWTSNAKFSDIVLPVCLECERTDIEMSNSTNEYIFAIKPLVKPAGESKSDFEIARLICEKWGKEQEEAFSEGKSELDWVKEIYADVVSRASAMGYDMPSFDEFWQKGYFRFDKLDEKKRYFTNYSEFRADPVANALKTPSGKIEIFSQTISDFGYDDCPGHATWFEPFEWLGAKDKKFPIAISGAHSKFRLHSQLNNSMLRQYNEISEREPMLISPKTAKQRGIEDGDVVRVFNDRGEILCGALVTSDVQDDVVIVSEGAWYDPVEFGEKSLCKHGNLNVLTKDVASSKLSQSNTAHTSMVEVEKFRGDLPEVTAFRKPRITKI from the coding sequence ATGCAAAGACGTAAATTTCTAAAATTAGGCGCGGCTACGGCTGCAAGTGTGCCTTTATCTTCGCTTAGCGCAAGGGTTTTAAGTGGTGATGCACAGGCTGTTTATGACGCAAATTCAGGACTAAGCGCAAATAAATTTGGCGCTTTTTGGGTAAAAAGCATAGGCAAAAGAGTTGTCGATACAGAGCCGTTTGAGGGTGATGCTATGCCTACGGTGCTAAATAACGCGTTAATCGATCATATACAAAACGAGACTAGAGTGAGATATCCGTATGTTCGTAAAAGTTTCTTAAAAGATCCAAATAATTCAAAACCGCATCTTCGCGGAAAAGAGGAATTCGTGCGCGTTAGCTGGGATAAAGCCATAGAACTAACAGCTAATGTTTTAAAAGAAAATTTTGACAAATACGGCTCTGAAGCGATATGGGGACAGCTTTATCAGTGGGGAAGTTTAGGCAGAGTAGGGCATGCTAGATTTACAGCCAGAAAGATGTTAAATATCCTTGGTGGATATGTGACCGAGTTGGGTGGCTACTCATACGGCGGCGCAACGGCTTTGCTGCCTCACATAACAGGAAGCGTTGATCCAACGCATAATCCTACAAGATGGGAAGCGATACTAAAAGAGGCTAAGACAATTGTATTTTGGGGAACAAACCCTGTCGTATCAAACAAAATAGCCATAGGTGTTCCTATGCATAACTCATACGCTTACTACGATAAAATGCGCCAAAAAAATGCGTCCGGTGAGATAAAAATTTATAGTGTAGATGTTTATAAAAACGAAAGCGCTAACTACTTTGACAGCGACTACATATGTGTTGTGCCTTGTACCGATACGGCGATGATGATAGGAATGTGCCACTATCTATATGAAAGCGGACTTTATAGTAAGGAATTTATCGAAAAATATACGGTAGGATTTGATAAATTTAGGGATTATTTCCTTGGTAAAGTTGACGGGATCGTTAAAAATTTAGCCTGGGCTAGTAAAATTTGCGGTGTAAAAGAGGCAAAGTTAAAAGAACTTTGCGATACCTTGGTTAAAGATAATGCCGTGATAGTTAGCGGATATGCGATACAGCGTCAAGCATATGGCGAGCAAGCGTATCAAGCCTTAATTACGCTTAGTGCCATGCTAGGCCACATCGGTAAGATTGGCGGTGGTTTTGTTATGAATGACCAAATGCATAAAAATGCTGATGAGAGTTACATCGCGCCTAGACTTCGCGCCTTTGATGCAAAAGTTGCCGACAGATACATCACTCCAAACGGCAAACTAGCAAAAAGCAAAGCTCACGAAATGCCAAATTCAAGGCTTATAGATGCTTTGATGCAGCCTGGTAAAGAAATTCCACGTAACGGCAAGATGTATAAGCTTCCTCATATCCGTGTTATGTTTAATGCCAACGGGTCTACCTTCACTCGTCATCCAGACACTAACCGCGCAGTAGCGGCGATAAAAAAAGTAAGTGCCATCATCACAACCGAGCCATTTTGGACTTCAAATGCAAAATTTAGCGATATAGTTTTGCCTGTTTGTTTAGAATGTGAAAGAACCGATATAGAGATGTCAAACTCCACAAATGAGTATATTTTCGCGATAAAACCTCTTGTAAAGCCTGCTGGAGAGAGTAAAAGCGACTTTGAGATAGCACGTCTTATATGTGAAAAATGGGGCAAGGAGCAAGAAGAGGCGTTTAGTGAGGGCAAGAGCGAGCTTGACTGGGTTAAAGAAATTTATGCAGATGTCGTAAGTAGGGCAAGTGCGATGGGTTATGATATGCCTAGTTTTGATGAGTTTTGGCAAAAGGGATATTTTAGATTTGACAAGCTTGACGAGAAGAAAAGATATTTTACAAATTACTCTGAATTTCGTGCAGATCCAGTCGCAAATGCGCTTAAAACGCCGTCTGGAAAGATAGAAATTTTTTCTCAAACGATATCCGACTTTGGTTATGATGACTGCCCCGGACACGCAACTTGGTTTGAGCCGTTTGAGTGGCTTGGTGCAAAAGATAAGAAATTTCCTATCGCAATTAGCGGTGCGCACTCTAAATTTAGACTTCACTCTCAGTTAAACAACTCTATGCTAAGACAATACAACGAGATAAGCGAGCGTGAGCCTATGCTAATAAGCCCTAAAACAGCAAAACAAAGAGGCATAGAAGATGGCGACGTTGTTCGTGTGTTTAACGACAGAGGTGAAATTTTATGCGGTGCGTTAGTGACTTCTGATGTGCAAGATGATGTGGTTATCGTAAGTGAGGGGGCGTGGTATGATCCTGTGGAATTTGGCGAAAAAAGTCTTTGCAAGCATGGAAATTTAAATGTCTTGACCAAAGATGTCGCCTCAAGTAAATTATCTCAAAGCAACACGGCTCATACAAGTATGGTTGAGGTTGAGAAATTTAGGGGTGATTTGCCTGAGGTTACGGCGTTTAGGAAGCCGAGGATTACTAAAATTTAA
- a CDS encoding VOC family protein — MKISALDHFVLTVKDVNCSIKFYTQILGMKEISFEDGRKAVKFGSMKINFHQLGKEVKPNALNATVGSADICLLTTTLLEDVLKECKAKNVDVISDIVKRTGAKGAINSIYLRDPDGNLIEISQYV, encoded by the coding sequence ATGAAGATATCTGCTCTTGATCATTTTGTTTTAACGGTTAAAGATGTTAATTGTTCTATCAAATTTTACACGCAAATACTTGGTATGAAAGAGATAAGCTTTGAAGATGGCAGAAAAGCTGTAAAGTTTGGCTCTATGAAGATAAATTTTCATCAACTAGGCAAAGAAGTAAAACCAAATGCGCTAAACGCAACCGTCGGCTCAGCCGATATCTGCTTACTAACTACGACTTTACTTGAAGATGTGCTTAAAGAATGCAAAGCCAAAAATGTCGATGTCATAAGCGATATCGTAAAACGAACAGGTGCAAAAGGAGCGATAAACTCGATCTACCTTAGAGATCCTGACGGAAATTTAATAGAAATTAGTCAATACGTCTAA